In Quercus robur chromosome 11, dhQueRobu3.1, whole genome shotgun sequence, the following proteins share a genomic window:
- the LOC126706148 gene encoding pentatricopeptide repeat-containing protein At5g18390, mitochondrial yields the protein MLFQSTKLKLTQLSLLLYKTNTPNTNTKIKTQTLPLILSFSRTLTTATNESPNKNDAVSNNDQYFAAIHHVSNIVRRDFYLERTLNKLSLRVTSELVFRVLRACSSSATESHRFFNWALTQPNYHPTSLEFEELIKSLARARKFQTMWDLVHRFNKSQSHSFSLSPETVSYLIEQYGKHGLIDQAVEIFNKTHKTLNCPQTIEIHNSLLFSLCEAKLFHAAYALIRRMVRKNLAPNKRTYAVLVNAWCSAGKLREAQDFLEEMSRKGLNPPVRGRDLLMEGLLNAGHLEAAKDMARKMAKQGFVPDLETFNSLIESISKSNDEEVEFCVSLFNSVCKLGLSPDINTYKILIPAVSKAGMVDEAFRLLNDSIEKGHKPFPSLYAPLIKAMCRRGQFDDAFCFFSEMKVKGHAPNRPVYTMLITMCGRGGKFVEAANYLVEMTEFGLTPISRCFDMVTDGLKNCGKHDLARRIEQLEVNIRGI from the coding sequence ATGCTCTTTCAGTCCACAAAGCTCAAACTCACCCAACTCTCTCTCCTCCTCtacaaaacaaacacacccaaTACCaataccaaaatcaaaacccaaactcTTCCACTCATCCTCTCTTTCTCAAGAACCCTCACCACCGCCACCAATGAATCGCCTAATAAAAACGATGCCGTCTCAAACAACGACCAGTACTTCGCCGCAATCCACCACGTCTCAAACATCGTCCGCCGCGACTTCTACCTGGAGCGAACCCTCAACAAGCTCTCCCTCCGCGTCACCTCCGAGCTCGTCTTCCGCGTCCTCCGCGCCTGCTCCTCCTCCGCCACCGAGTCCCACCGCTTCTTCAACTGGGCCTTAACTCAGCCCAACTACCACCCCACCTCTCTCGAGTTCGAAGAACTCATCAAATCCCTCGCTCGCGCTCGCAAGTTCCAAACCATGTGGGACCTCGTCCACCGCTTCAACAAATCCCAATCCcactccttctctctctccccggAAACGGTGTCGTACTTGATCGAACAGTACGGCAAGCACGGCCTCATAGACCAAGCCGTCGAAATcttcaacaaaacccacaaaaccctAAACTGTCCACAAACTATTGAAATCCACAACtcccttctcttctctctctgcgAAGCGAAACTCTTCCATGCCGCCTACGCCTTAATCCGCCGCATGGTTCGGAAAAACCTCGCCCCGAACAAGCGAACCTACGCCGTCCTCGTCAATGCCTGGTGCTCCGCCGGGAAATTGAGAGAGGCGCAAGACTTTCTCGAGGAAATGAGCCGAAAAGGCCTCAATCCGCCGGTCCGCGGCCGCGATCTCCTCATGGAAGGCCTGTTAAACGCCGGCCATCTCGAGGCAGCCAAGGATATGGCGAGAAAAATGGCGAAACAAGGCTTCGTGCCCGACCTCGAAACTTTTAATTCGTTAATCGAGTCAATTTCCAAGTCTAACGACGAAGAGGTTGAATTTTGTGTTAGTCTTTTCAATTCAGTGTGTAAATTAGGCCTTTCACCGGATATTAATACGTATAAGATTTTGATCCCCGCGGTGTCGAAGGCGGGGATGGTGGATGAGGCGTTTAGGTTGTTGAATGATTCGATTGAGAAAGGGCATAAGCCGTTTCCGAGCTTGTATGCGCCTTTGATAAAGGCAATGTGTAGGAGGGGACAGTTTGATGATGCGTTTTGTTTCTTTAGCGAGATGAAGGTGAAGGGGCACGCCCCGAATAGGCCGGTGTATACCATGTTGATAACAATGTGTGGGAGGGGAGGGAAGTTTGTGGAGGCAGCTAATTATTTGGTGGAAATGACTGAGTTTGGTTTGACGCCGATTTCGCGGTGTTTTGATATGGTTACTGATGGGTTGAAGAATTGTGGGAAGCATGATCTTGCTCGGAGGATTGAGCAGTTGGAAGTTAATATTCGGGGCATCTGA